CTCTGATAAAAGTGCACGTACAATTAGTAAGGACTTGCAGATAGCATTGAAGAGCAGAAGAGTCAGGGAAGAGAAGTGGTTAcagaaataattatttttcacaATATATGCAGATGGGGGTATAAAAGTACCACACGGGTATTTCATTAAAGAATAGAAAAAAGATAACAACAGTTGTAAAACTAACTGTGGTGCTAACAGAATAGATATTTATATTCACCACAACATGAATTAGGAGAGATGGATGACAAGTCTCACCGAGATCAAAATACTCAGTATGGACCACAGTAGACTAGCTAGATAAGAGGATATCACCAGTAATCACCACAAGAGCAGAACCCATCCTCAAAGTGATGAAATCGATTTATATCTCTAATAATAATTTCCCTCTGCACAACCTTCGATATGAACTTCACCAAGGCATGGCAGTCTGTACATATTCGAAGGTTTTTCATGATACGGATAGGACTCCCAGATGGTATTTTTATAAGACCATATGCAAGGGCTAGTCTCTCactgtgtacccataagagccCTGCTTTTTCATCATCATCCACATTAAGTAATACAACACTGCAATCAGGTATATAACCTGCTTTCTTGCACCTATGATTCAACCACTCCAGCATCCCATTGATTAATTTAATATCAGGATGTGAAGAATCACCTACACAAAAATGATGAACCGTACCCTGGTGTTCAATCCAACTTACTCCAGGTTCTTTCTTTACACCCTTCCTCTTCATCTTTTTCCTAACATGAGCAACATTATCCCACCTTCTAGAGGAAGCATATATATTTGACAGTAACACGTAAGAGGCCTCATCTTCAGGTTCTATTTCGAGTACACGTTCAGCACATAGTCTTCCAAGGTCAAGATCATTATGGACAACACAAGCCCCAAGCAAAGCACGCCAGACCATGACACTAGGCGTAAATGGGATATCTTCAATTAACTTTAGTGCCTTGTCGAGATGACCTAATTTTCCGAAGAGTGACACCATGCAAGTGTAGTGCTCTATGCAGGGTTCAATACCGAAATCTCTGACCATGGTATCAAAATAATGTTGACCATGATCTAACGATCCAGtgttgctacaagctgaaagaACGCCAACGAGAGTCAATTGGTTTGGTTTTATGTCTGTAATCTGCATGCTCTCGAAGATTGTCAGGGCATCTTTGCCCAGACCATGCATCGAATATGCGGACACCATGGAATTCCATGACACCACATCTCGCTTATTCATCCTGTCAAATGCCAAACGAGCACCCTTAATGCTCCCACACTTGGCATACATGTCGATCAAAGCATTGCCAACTGACACATCTTCACTATAAggattttttataattgatgaATGTAATTGTATACCTGCTTCCAGGGCTGCCAACCTCGCACAAGCATGAAGAACACTAGAATATGTTACCTCAGTTACCTGTACTTGGTCATGGAGCATTTTACGAAATAGATTTAAAGCCTCCTCTCCATCTCCTGATTGTGCATAAGCAACAATGAGTATATTCCATGTCACTTCATTCCTATTCTTTGACTCCAAAAAAATATCTAATGAATTTTCAATGCATCCACACTTAGCATAGAAATCCATAACAGCATTTGAGACGAATATATCTTTATCAAGGCCAGCCTTTAAGACATGTGAATGTATTTGCTTTCCAAAGTCAAAATTCTTCACTGCAGCACATGCTTGCAGAATACTTGAGAAAGTGAACTGATTAGGGACAACTAATTGTTGCCTCATCCTTAAAAAAAGATCTATAGCCTCTTTGCACCTGTTGCTCTGGGAATATCTTGCGATCAAGAAACTCCAAGGAATCACATCCATCTCGGGGATTTCCTCAAATACTTGTCGAGCATCGTCAATATGATCCGATACGGTGTACAAGTGAATAAGAGAAATACGTACGTATCGATCAGTCTcataatgagttttcaaagcaAAGCTATGAATACTTCTCCCTATGTCAATGGCATAAAGACCAGCACAGGCTTTAAGCACACTGGAAAGCACAAAATTATTTGGCTTAAATCCAGCAAGTTGCATTTGAGAAAAAAGCTGAAATGCTCCGTGAAAATGATGATTGTCCGCATAGCATCCAATAATCCCACTCCACGAAATCATATCCTTACACCCGATTCCATAAAACACTTCCGTGGCAACATTAACCAAGCCACACAGAGAGTATGCATCAAGAAGCGCAGTCGCAACAAACGCATTAGAGTCATGACCGAGTTTACAAATGGATGCGTGAATGCTGCTACAACAAAGACAAGGCCCGTCGTCATCGTCTTGTTCCATACTAACAATCAACTTAAGAATAGTAGTAAACACAAAGGCATTAAGCTCATGTCCCTCGCAATGCAATCTAACATACAATTCAATAGCGTCTGAATAGAAAAGCTCTTGAGAATACCCCTGAATGAGAGTAACATACGAGACGACATTTGTGTGAGGCATTTTATCAAACAGGAGACGAGCATCACCCAGTGCATGAGTTTTAACATACAGATTGAGTAGAATATTGGATGCGAATAAATCGAGACAACGGATGCCTCCTCTCTTGATAATATCACAATGCAACGCCTTTCCGGCGGTGAGATTCTCATTAACAACGCAATTCCGAAGGAAATTTGAATACGCGTAGGAATCGAAAGTCGAGGAGGGCGAGAAGGTGGTTGAAATGTCGAATCTGCGAGCATGTTGCGAATGGCGAGTAGCAGCAGTATGAATCGGTGCCCAAACACTTCTCTTATATCTAATCATGCGCTCCCTCGCCGCCTTCAGCTTTCCCCGTTCATAATTTAAATGGCTGTTCTGCGAGTAAAAAGTGAGGCAGGAGCGCGAAATGCACAAAATTAAATGACGTGGAA
This genomic window from Daucus carota subsp. sativus chromosome 7, DH1 v3.0, whole genome shotgun sequence contains:
- the LOC108195975 gene encoding putative pentatricopeptide repeat-containing protein At5g13230, mitochondrial, which gives rise to MIRYKRSVWAPIHTAATRHSQHARRFDISTTFSPSSTFDSYAYSNFLRNCVVNENLTAGKALHCDIIKRGGIRCLDLFASNILLNLYVKTHALGDARLLFDKMPHTNVVSYVTLIQGYSQELFYSDAIELYVRLHCEGHELNAFVFTTILKLIVSMEQDDDDGPCLCCSSIHASICKLGHDSNAFVATALLDAYSLCGLVNVATEVFYGIGCKDMISWSGIIGCYADNHHFHGAFQLFSQMQLAGFKPNNFVLSSVLKACAGLYAIDIGRSIHSFALKTHYETDRYVRISLIHLYTVSDHIDDARQVFEEIPEMDVIPWSFLIARYSQSNRCKEAIDLFLRMRQQLVVPNQFTFSSILQACAAVKNFDFGKQIHSHVLKAGLDKDIFVSNAVMDFYAKCGCIENSLDIFLESKNRNEVTWNILIVAYAQSGDGEEALNLFRKMLHDQVQVTEVTYSSVLHACARLAALEAGIQLHSSIIKNPYSEDVSVGNALIDMYAKCGSIKGARLAFDRMNKRDVVSWNSMVSAYSMHGLGKDALTIFESMQITDIKPNQLTLVGVLSACSNTGSLDHGQHYFDTMVRDFGIEPCIEHYTCMVSLFGKLGHLDKALKLIEDIPFTPSVMVWRALLGACVVHNDLDLGRLCAERVLEIEPEDEASYVLLSNIYASSRRWDNVAHVRKKMKRKGVKKEPGVSWIEHQGTVHHFCVGDSSHPDIKLINGMLEWLNHRCKKAGYIPDCSVVLLNVDDDEKAGLLWVHSERLALAYGLIKIPSGSPIRIMKNLRICTDCHALVKFISKVVQREIIIRDINRFHHFEDGFCSCGDYW